A window of Psychromonas sp. CNPT3 contains these coding sequences:
- a CDS encoding TRAP transporter substrate-binding protein, whose protein sequence is MLNKKAFKVATLALTLGTSIGFASFASATTEMKAAFNQSKFNPQYLALEDFGQKLNEQTDGRYHLTIYANELLGDQRASLELVQSGAIQMAIVANPLVENYNSDFGVLALPYIYNGPKHQEAVYTSNVLDDLFASSKKFGFEVLTAYTAGARSMYTKKAPVTSIADMKGQKIRVMQSDTMISMLACMGGTGVPMGQGEVYTAIQQGVLDGAENNEITYADLKHYEVAPFYSRTRHVMVADLVVINNDFIDAMTPSDQVILRKLAKESTTTEFTIWNNNISKAIAVAKANGATFTDVDIAPFQKSCKPLQEKLLVKPAQIALFKTIRSLG, encoded by the coding sequence ATGTTGAACAAAAAGGCTTTCAAAGTAGCCACTCTTGCACTTACCCTCGGCACATCAATCGGTTTTGCTTCATTTGCAAGCGCAACAACAGAAATGAAGGCTGCCTTTAACCAGTCTAAATTTAACCCTCAATATCTTGCACTTGAAGATTTTGGGCAAAAACTGAATGAGCAAACAGATGGTCGTTACCACTTAACCATTTATGCAAATGAATTACTTGGCGATCAACGTGCATCACTTGAGCTTGTACAATCTGGTGCGATCCAAATGGCTATCGTTGCTAATCCTCTCGTTGAAAATTACAATTCTGACTTTGGCGTATTGGCTCTACCTTATATTTATAATGGTCCAAAACATCAAGAAGCGGTATATACCTCTAATGTTTTAGATGATTTATTTGCCTCTTCTAAAAAGTTTGGTTTTGAAGTATTAACTGCATACACAGCGGGCGCTCGTAGTATGTATACAAAAAAAGCACCAGTAACTTCAATTGCTGACATGAAAGGTCAAAAAATTCGTGTTATGCAGTCAGACACTATGATCAGCATGCTTGCTTGCATGGGTGGCACAGGCGTACCAATGGGCCAAGGTGAAGTTTATACCGCTATTCAACAAGGTGTATTAGACGGCGCAGAAAATAATGAAATCACATATGCTGATTTAAAACATTATGAAGTTGCTCCTTTCTATTCAAGAACTCGTCACGTAATGGTTGCCGATTTAGTGGTTATTAATAATGACTTTATTGATGCAATGACGCCTAGCGATCAAGTAATACTTAGAAAACTAGCAAAAGAAAGTACCACAACTGAATTTACAATTTGGAATAACAACATTTCTAAAGCGATTGCAGTTGCTAAAGCTAACGGCGCGACATTTACTGACGTTGATATTGCCCCTTTCCAAAAAAGTTGCAAACCATTACAAGAAAAATTATTGGTTAAACCTGCACAAATTGCATTATTTAAGACTATTCGTTCATTAGGTTGA